The region AGACGATTTCATTCAACTTTCTGGGGGGGATCCGTATCTCAAGAAAGTCTTAAGCTTTTTTCTTTGGGAAAAAGCTCTACTTTCTTCAGATATaagttgtttttgttacagAAACAATAGGTTTTGTCGTAATGAAAACCTATCTTTCAATCGACAGTTTTGCTGAGGATAAATTGGGTTTTGGGTCTCCATTCGCCGCTCATCTTCGCTGGCCAGAGTATTAAAGCAAGACTACTGAACACACTAGAAATAGAACTACTTGATCTTCTTGGTCTCCTGCTGGCAGAGGCAAGCCTGTTTGGTGAGATTCTTGATCCAGGTGCCGTAGCGATTCACGCGGGCATAGACACCAGGATAACCGGACTTGGCACAGCCCTCGCCCCAAGAGACCACACCGGCGATCTGATGCTCTCGCGTTCCGCTGGCCACGATATGAAGCGGACCGCCGCTGTCGCCCTGGCAGGAATCCTTGCCACCCTCGTCGTAGCCACCGCAAAGCATGTTGTCCGTGATTTTGTTGCCGTAACGACTCTTGCGGCATGCGTCCTGCGACAGGATCGGCACCTGCACCTCCTAAAGGAAACAAAAGATGAACATTTTAGTCGGAAAGCCAGTCTCCGATGGAAAATCATGCTCACCTGAAGTGTGTCCGAGGTGGGACCGCCAACCTTGAGGGCGCCCCAGCCAGTGACGATGCCCGTCTCTCCCTTGAAGCTTCTACCCGGCGTGGGCATGCACACGGGATGCAGTACCTCATCGAACTGCACGGGCTCGTCCAGCTTAATGATGGCTATGTCGTTGTCATAGTTTCGGGCATTGTACTTGGGATGTGTGATCACCTCCGCGACATTACGGTCGATCTTTTGGGTGTGGGACATCTTCCGGTTGTGGTCCAGCAGGCGCACGGTGATCCGCTCCCGACGGAAGCCGTATACACAGTGGGAGGCAGTGAGCAGGAACTGGTCGTTGAGCAGCGAGGCGGCGCAGTAGAAGCGACCGCCGTAGAGGAGCATGGCTACCCAGGGGTACTGGTGCACCTCTGTCTCCTGGCCCCCGACAATCCGCTTCTGGATGTTGGCTATCCCGCAGACACAGTCGGTGCAGTTGCGCGGCGGACTGAGGGTGGGTGGCGCCGCGGTCGTGGCCCgcctggtggtggtggtgctggagGTCGGCGCTGGCGTCGTCgaggtggtggtgctgctcgCGGGCTCCGGCTtcgtggagctgctgctcagGGTGGCCAGCGTGGCGTTCTCGGCATCGGAACTGCCCGGACGTTGAGGCAGCAGCGATAGCACCCACTGGATGAAGGTGTTCTGGGACTGCTTTAGAAGGGGAGAAACCGGTGTGGCTTCCGGACGAGATGTCTGCTCCTCGGCAAAAGTTTgggccaggcccaggcccagcacCAGGCAGATCACTAGTCCAATCGAAGCTCTACTCATTTCACTAAACTCTTTTGATTCGACTGTGGTTTTGCTTTCTCCAGAGCGACACCACCGACTGCCGTGGCTAGTGGCGAACTGAACAGGCAGAAACGATATTTgaaagccagccagccccattTCACCCAAATTCCCATGGCCGAGCAACAAAAGTGGTTCTGGCCGGTGGCACGTCCACTTTGCCAATCCGCACAACCTCAGTCGGTCGCTTGGTAGCTCGCACACTCAACCAGACAGCGCGatagagacagcgacagagacagagaccgagaTCGAGACACTCTCCCATGCggatttgcatttgtattCTGCGCATGCGTGGGCGCCTCGGGGCACCCGGCTTGACCACACACAATCGCACCACACTCTCGGCCAGCGCCAGCAACCACTCATCACACTCATACTCTACTTTTggattgtgttttattttttgcgcCACTGAAGTAGCGAAAGTTTTATTTCCCGCttcaaaatttattgaaattcatttttttttctgctgcccatgcgtgagtgtgtgcgcATGAGTATCTGTGTGATTCAATACGACGCATCGTAATTTTACTTTCTTTTGATTTATATTATTGGGGCTATtctctgttgttttttg is a window of Drosophila pseudoobscura strain MV-25-SWS-2005 chromosome 3, UCI_Dpse_MV25, whole genome shotgun sequence DNA encoding:
- the tpr gene encoding trypsin-1; amino-acid sequence: MGLAGFQISFLPVQFATSHGSRWCRSGESKTTVESKEFSEMSRASIGLVICLVLGLGLAQTFAEEQTSRPEATPVSPLLKQSQNTFIQWVLSLLPQRPGSSDAENATLATLSSSSTKPEPASSTTTSTTPAPTSSTTTTRRATTAAPPTLSPPRNCTDCVCGIANIQKRIVGGQETEVHQYPWVAMLLYGGRFYCAASLLNDQFLLTASHCVYGFRRERITVRLLDHNRKMSHTQKIDRNVAEVITHPKYNARNYDNDIAIIKLDEPVQFDEVLHPVCMPTPGRSFKGETGIVTGWGALKVGGPTSDTLQEVQVPILSQDACRKSRYGNKITDNMLCGGYDEGGKDSCQGDSGGPLHIVASGTREHQIAGVVSWGEGCAKSGYPGVYARVNRYGTWIKNLTKQACLCQQETKKIK